In one window of Haloimpatiens sp. FM7315 DNA:
- the rplF gene encoding 50S ribosomal protein L6: MSRIGRLPVAIPAGVTVNVTPDNVVTVKGPKGELVRKMHNDITISVEDNSVIVTRSSDNKDHRALHGLTRALINNMVTGVHEGYQKTLELVGVGYRAQLKGTELILNLGYSHPIEIKAIDGIKFEVPEATKVLVKGISKELVGEVAAVIRSKRKPEPYKGKGIRYQGEYIRRKEGKTGK; encoded by the coding sequence ATGTCAAGAATAGGTAGACTTCCAGTAGCTATTCCAGCTGGTGTGACTGTAAATGTAACACCAGACAACGTTGTTACTGTTAAAGGTCCAAAAGGTGAATTAGTTAGAAAAATGCATAACGATATAACAATATCTGTTGAAGATAATTCTGTTATCGTTACAAGATCAAGTGATAATAAAGATCACAGAGCACTTCATGGATTAACAAGAGCTTTAATCAATAATATGGTTACTGGTGTTCATGAAGGATATCAAAAAACATTAGAATTAGTTGGTGTTGGATACAGAGCTCAATTAAAGGGTACTGAACTTATATTGAATCTTGGATATTCACATCCAATTGAAATAAAAGCTATTGATGGAATTAAATTCGAAGTACCTGAAGCTACAAAAGTATTAGTAAAAGGTATAAGCAAAGAATTAGTTGGTGAAGTAGCAGCAGTTATCAGATCTAAGAGAAAACCAGAGCCTTACAAAGGTAAAGGAATTAGATACCAAGGCGAATATATAAGACGTAAAGAAGGTAAAACTGGTAAATAG
- the rpsE gene encoding 30S ribosomal protein S5, which yields MRIDPSTLNLKEKVVYINRVAKVVKGGRHFRFSALVVVGDENGHVGVGIGKSIEIPEAIRKGIEDAKKNLIEVEMVGTTVPHQIYGKFVRGNVLIMPASQGTGVIAGGPVRSVLELAGIKDVRAKSLGSNNPRNMVNATIDGLSRLKTAEKVAKLRGKSVEEILG from the coding sequence ATGAGAATAGATCCTAGCACATTAAACTTAAAAGAAAAAGTTGTGTATATAAATAGAGTTGCTAAGGTCGTAAAAGGTGGTAGACACTTTAGATTCAGCGCGTTAGTTGTTGTTGGAGACGAAAATGGCCATGTTGGCGTTGGTATCGGTAAGTCTATAGAAATACCTGAAGCGATAAGAAAAGGTATAGAAGATGCTAAGAAGAATTTAATTGAAGTTGAAATGGTTGGAACTACAGTTCCTCACCAAATCTACGGTAAATTTGTAAGAGGAAATGTTCTTATAATGCCAGCTTCTCAAGGTACAGGAGTTATTGCTGGTGGACCAGTTAGATCAGTACTTGAACTTGCAGGTATTAAGGATGTAAGAGCTAAATCATTAGGCTCAAATAACCCAAGAAACATGGTTAATGCTACTATAGATGGTTTGTCAAGATTAAAAACAGCTGAAAAAGTTGCAAAATTAAGAGGCAAATCTGTAGAAGAGATTTTAGGTTAG
- the secY gene encoding preprotein translocase subunit SecY, with translation MLSTLRNAWKVKELKQRMIFTLLMIAIFRMGNFIPVPGIDTNKLANLTQPGTLFGFYDLLSGGAFSRFSIFAMGVTPYINASIIIQLLTVAIPSLESLSKEGEEGRKKIQNYTRWSSLFLGFLQAYGTYAIITRYGALKSMTALSVFIIMLTLTTASTFLMWLGEQITVKGLGNGVSILIFVNIISRFPETVIKIGELQNSGMVNFIQVIVLVVISVALLLGVIVTNMGERRIPVQYAGKMLGRKMANGQSSHIPINMNSSGVIAIIFAMSVMQVPGTIAQFIPESKFANFITNSPYSLFKQNSWQYAVMYAILIIFFTWFYSEITFKPDEMSENMHKSSGFIPGVRPGRPTEEYIERVLLKVSILGGAFAALVAVLPIIVAGYTSFQGISFGGTALLIEVGVALDTMRQLESQLTMRHYKGFLK, from the coding sequence GTGCTATCAACCCTACGTAATGCCTGGAAAGTAAAAGAACTTAAACAAAGGATGATATTTACCTTACTAATGATAGCAATTTTCAGGATGGGAAACTTTATTCCTGTCCCTGGAATTGACACAAATAAATTAGCAAATTTAACTCAACCAGGAACTTTGTTTGGCTTTTATGATCTACTATCTGGTGGTGCATTTAGTAGATTTAGTATTTTTGCAATGGGTGTAACTCCATATATTAATGCATCGATAATTATTCAGTTATTAACTGTAGCTATTCCTTCGCTTGAATCTCTTTCAAAAGAAGGGGAAGAAGGAAGAAAGAAAATACAAAATTATACTAGATGGTCTAGTTTATTTTTAGGATTTCTTCAAGCCTATGGTACCTATGCAATAATAACTAGATATGGTGCATTAAAATCAATGACAGCACTAAGTGTATTTATTATAATGCTGACTTTAACAACAGCTTCAACTTTTTTAATGTGGCTAGGAGAGCAGATTACTGTTAAAGGATTAGGAAATGGTGTTTCCATATTGATCTTTGTTAACATAATATCTAGATTTCCAGAGACAGTTATTAAAATAGGTGAATTACAGAATTCAGGTATGGTAAACTTTATACAAGTAATTGTACTAGTTGTAATTTCAGTAGCGTTGCTATTAGGTGTTATAGTAACAAACATGGGTGAGAGAAGGATACCAGTACAGTATGCTGGAAAAATGCTCGGAAGAAAAATGGCTAATGGACAGTCATCACATATTCCTATTAACATGAATTCTTCTGGAGTAATAGCAATAATCTTTGCTATGTCAGTTATGCAAGTACCAGGAACTATAGCACAATTTATACCAGAATCTAAATTTGCTAACTTTATTACCAATAGCCCATACAGTTTGTTTAAACAGAATTCATGGCAGTATGCTGTTATGTATGCAATACTTATTATATTCTTTACTTGGTTTTACAGTGAGATTACTTTTAAACCAGATGAAATGTCAGAGAATATGCATAAGTCATCAGGTTTTATACCAGGAGTAAGACCAGGCAGACCAACTGAAGAATATATAGAGAGAGTTTTATTAAAAGTTTCTATACTTGGAGGTGCTTTTGCTGCTTTAGTAGCTGTGCTACCAATAATAGTAGCAGGGTACACAAGTTTTCAAGGAATTTCTTTTGGTGGAACCGCTCTTCTTATAGAAGTAGGTGTTGCATTGGATACAATGAGACAATTAGAATCTCAATTAACTATGCGTCACTATAAAGGATTCCTAAAATAA
- the rpsQ gene encoding 30S ribosomal protein S17, protein MERNNRKTRIGRVVSDKMEKTIVVAVETKVRHPLYGKTINRTTKFKVHDENNEAGINDRVEIMETRPLSKDKRWRLVKIVEKAK, encoded by the coding sequence ATGGAAAGAAATAACAGAAAGACTAGAATAGGCAGAGTCGTATCTGATAAAATGGAAAAGACTATTGTAGTTGCTGTAGAAACTAAGGTTCGTCATCCACTATACGGAAAAACAATAAACAGAACTACAAAGTTTAAAGTACATGATGAAAATAACGAAGCTGGAATTAATGATAGAGTTGAAATAATGGAAACAAGACCACTATCTAAAGATAAGAGATGGAGACTTGTTAAAATAGTTGAAAAAGCTAAATAG
- the rpmC gene encoding 50S ribosomal protein L29, whose product MKARELQELRQSTPQELNAKIGDLKAELFNLRFQLATGQLENPMRIRQVKKSIAQIKTILREDELKSVR is encoded by the coding sequence ATGAAGGCTAGGGAATTACAAGAGCTAAGACAAAGTACTCCTCAAGAGTTAAATGCCAAAATTGGGGACTTAAAGGCTGAGTTATTCAACTTGAGATTCCAATTAGCTACTGGACAATTAGAAAATCCAATGAGAATAAGACAAGTTAAAAAGTCAATTGCCCAAATAAAAACCATCCTTAGAGAAGATGAATTAAAGTCTGTAAGATAG
- a CDS encoding adenylate kinase — MKIILLGPPGAGKGTQAKSISEKYCIPHISTGDIFRKNISEKTSLGVKAKEYMDKGLLVPDELTIDLVKDRLSKEDCKNGFLLDGFPRTVKQAEALDLFLKSNDEVIDTALLIEVPRELILERMTGRRVCQLCGASYHVKFNPPKNEGICDKCQSNLVQRKDDNEKTVKDRLDVYDNQTQPLIEYYKSRNVLSTVDGTLAIDKVFEDISSILGER; from the coding sequence GTGAAGATTATTTTATTAGGTCCTCCTGGAGCTGGTAAAGGAACTCAAGCTAAGTCAATTAGTGAAAAGTATTGTATACCACATATATCTACAGGAGATATTTTTAGAAAGAACATTTCTGAAAAAACATCTCTTGGAGTTAAAGCTAAGGAGTACATGGATAAAGGTTTATTAGTGCCTGATGAGTTAACTATAGATTTAGTAAAAGATAGATTATCAAAAGAAGATTGCAAAAATGGTTTTCTTCTTGATGGTTTTCCAAGAACAGTTAAACAAGCAGAAGCTTTAGATTTATTTCTAAAGAGCAATGACGAAGTCATTGACACTGCTTTGCTTATTGAAGTACCACGAGAGCTTATTTTAGAGAGAATGACTGGTAGAAGAGTATGTCAGTTATGTGGCGCTAGTTATCACGTTAAGTTTAACCCTCCTAAAAATGAAGGTATATGTGATAAATGCCAATCTAATCTTGTTCAGAGAAAAGACGATAATGAAAAGACAGTAAAGGATAGATTAGATGTATATGACAATCAAACTCAACCATTAATAGAGTATTATAAGTCTAGAAATGTATTGTCAACGGTAGATGGTACTTTGGCAATAGATAAAGTTTTCGAAGATATAAGTTCCATCTTGGGAGAGCGATAA
- the rpsJ gene encoding 30S ribosomal protein S10 translates to MAKQKIRIRLKAFEHNILDQTAEKIVEIAKSTGAKVAGPVPLPTEKDVVTILRAPHKYKDSREQFEIRTHKRLIDIISPSPKTVDSLTKLDLPSGVDIEIKL, encoded by the coding sequence ATGGCAAAACAAAAAATAAGAATAAGATTAAAAGCTTTTGAACACAATATTTTGGATCAAACAGCAGAGAAAATAGTAGAAATTGCTAAATCAACAGGAGCAAAAGTAGCAGGTCCAGTACCTCTACCAACAGAAAAAGATGTAGTTACTATATTAAGAGCTCCACATAAATATAAAGATTCAAGAGAGCAATTCGAAATTAGAACTCATAAAAGATTGATTGATATAATCAGTCCATCACCTAAAACTGTAGATTCTTTAACAAAGTTAGATCTACCATCAGGTGTTGATATTGAAATAAAACTATAA
- the rplW gene encoding 50S ribosomal protein L23: MKLTSHDIIRKPVVTEKSMADMADKKYTFIVEKSANKFQIKKAVEEVFGVKVDEVKTANIMGKPKRVGVHFGKRADYKKAIIKLTAESKTIEFFEGI, encoded by the coding sequence ATGAAATTAACTAGCCATGATATAATAAGAAAACCAGTTGTAACTGAAAAAAGTATGGCTGATATGGCAGACAAAAAATACACCTTTATAGTTGAAAAAAGTGCAAACAAATTTCAAATAAAAAAAGCCGTTGAAGAAGTTTTTGGCGTTAAAGTTGACGAAGTTAAAACTGCTAACATAATGGGAAAACCAAAAAGAGTTGGAGTACACTTCGGAAAAAGAGCTGACTATAAGAAAGCTATAATTAAATTAACAGCTGAAAGCAAAACTATAGAATTCTTTGAAGGAATTTAA
- the rplX gene encoding 50S ribosomal protein L24, whose product MKMHVRRNDKVMVISGKDKGKTGEVLKVYPKTGKVLVKGINIVTKHQKPSKQNMQGGIIHQEAAICSSKVMLYCDKCKNVTRISKKVLEDGTKVRVCKKCGETF is encoded by the coding sequence ATGAAGATGCATGTTAGAAGAAATGACAAAGTAATGGTTATTTCAGGTAAAGACAAAGGCAAGACTGGCGAAGTTCTAAAGGTTTATCCTAAAACTGGAAAAGTTTTAGTTAAAGGTATTAATATAGTTACAAAACATCAAAAACCAAGTAAGCAAAATATGCAAGGTGGAATAATTCATCAAGAAGCTGCAATATGCAGTTCTAAAGTGATGTTATACTGTGATAAATGCAAGAATGTTACTAGAATTAGCAAAAAAGTTCTAGAAGACGGAACTAAAGTAAGAGTTTGCAAAAAATGCGGAGAAACATTCTAA
- the rplV gene encoding 50S ribosomal protein L22, with protein MEAKAKACYVRISSTKVAVVLDLIRGKGVNEAFAILKYTPKRSAEAIDKVLKSAVANAENNFDLDKNRLYVAEAYANQGPTLKRVRPRAQGRAYRILKRSSHITLVVKERA; from the coding sequence ATGGAAGCTAAAGCTAAAGCTTGTTACGTAAGAATATCTTCAACAAAAGTAGCAGTTGTTCTTGACCTTATAAGAGGTAAAGGTGTCAACGAAGCTTTTGCAATTTTAAAATATACTCCAAAGAGATCAGCTGAGGCTATCGATAAGGTACTAAAATCAGCTGTTGCTAATGCAGAAAATAATTTTGATTTAGATAAAAATAGATTATATGTGGCAGAAGCATATGCTAATCAAGGTCCTACACTTAAGAGAGTTAGACCGCGTGCACAAGGTAGAGCATATAGAATATTAAAAAGAAGCAGCCACATTACTTTAGTGGTAAAAGAAAGAGCGTAA
- a CDS encoding type Z 30S ribosomal protein S14, translating to MARKSMIEKWKKEPKFSSRAYTRCRICGRPHAVLKKYGICRICFRELAYKGQIPGCRKASW from the coding sequence GTGGCACGTAAATCAATGATTGAAAAGTGGAAAAAAGAACCTAAATTCTCATCAAGAGCGTATACTAGATGTAGAATATGTGGTAGACCACATGCCGTATTAAAGAAATATGGTATATGTCGTATATGTTTTAGAGAATTAGCATATAAAGGACAAATTCCTGGCTGTAGAAAAGCAAGCTGGTAA
- the rplB gene encoding 50S ribosomal protein L2 translates to MAVKVFRPTTPSRRQMTMSTFEEVTTDKPEKSLVVSLGRKNAGRNGQGKITVRHKGGGAKRKYRIIDFKRSKDNVPATVTTVEYDPNRSAYIALVVYADGEKRYIIAPSGLKVGDVVVSGPEADIKIGNALPLKNIPVGIIIHNVELAKGKGAQLVRAAGSSAQLMAKEGNYATLRLPSGEMRYVRIECRATIGTVSNLSHELVNIGKAGRTRHMGLRPTVRGSVMNPNDHPHGGGEGKAPVGRPGPLTPWGKPALGYKTRKNKKYSNRMIIKKRK, encoded by the coding sequence ATGGCAGTTAAAGTTTTTAGACCAACTACTCCTTCAAGAAGACAGATGACTATGTCTACATTTGAAGAAGTAACTACAGATAAGCCAGAAAAATCTCTTGTAGTGTCATTGGGAAGAAAAAACGCAGGTAGAAATGGCCAAGGTAAAATAACAGTTCGTCATAAAGGTGGCGGAGCTAAAAGAAAGTACAGAATAATCGACTTCAAAAGAAGTAAAGATAATGTACCAGCAACAGTTACTACAGTTGAGTATGATCCAAATAGATCAGCTTATATAGCACTTGTTGTATATGCAGACGGAGAAAAAAGATACATAATAGCTCCATCAGGATTAAAAGTTGGCGACGTTGTTGTATCAGGACCAGAAGCAGATATAAAAATAGGTAATGCTCTTCCTTTGAAAAACATACCAGTAGGTATTATAATTCACAATGTTGAATTAGCAAAAGGAAAAGGCGCTCAATTAGTAAGAGCAGCAGGTTCTTCAGCTCAGTTAATGGCTAAAGAAGGAAACTATGCTACATTGAGATTACCTAGTGGTGAAATGAGATATGTTAGAATAGAATGTAGAGCTACTATAGGTACAGTTTCTAATTTATCACATGAACTAGTTAACATAGGTAAGGCCGGAAGAACAAGACATATGGGCTTAAGACCTACAGTAAGAGGTTCTGTAATGAACCCTAACGATCACCCACACGGTGGTGGAGAAGGTAAAGCACCAGTTGGACGTCCAGGCCCACTTACTCCATGGGGTAAGCCAGCTCTTGGATACAAAACTAGAAAGAACAAGAAATATTCAAATAGAATGATAATTAAGAAGAGAAAATAG
- the rpsC gene encoding 30S ribosomal protein S3, with protein MGQKVNPHGLRVGVIKDWDAKWYANDKDFADNLIEDNKIREFVKKRLYTAGISKIEIERAVKRVKINIYTAKPGMVIGKGGQGIEALKLELKSILKNKNVLINIVEVKRPEADAQLVAENIALQLEKRISFRRAMKQSIQRAMKTGLKGIKTSCSGRLGGAEIARTEQYHEGTIPLQTLRADIDYGFAEADTIYGKIGVKVWVYKGEVLPTKKVNKEEKANA; from the coding sequence GTGGGACAAAAGGTAAATCCACATGGTTTAAGAGTCGGAGTTATCAAAGATTGGGATGCTAAGTGGTATGCTAATGATAAGGACTTCGCTGATAACCTAATAGAGGATAACAAAATAAGAGAATTTGTTAAAAAGAGACTTTACACAGCAGGTATTTCTAAGATTGAGATAGAAAGAGCAGTAAAAAGAGTTAAAATTAACATTTACACTGCTAAACCAGGAATGGTTATAGGAAAAGGTGGTCAAGGAATTGAGGCCTTAAAACTTGAATTAAAATCTATTCTTAAGAATAAAAATGTGTTAATTAACATAGTTGAAGTAAAGAGACCAGAAGCAGATGCTCAATTAGTTGCTGAAAACATAGCACTACAATTAGAAAAGAGAATATCTTTTAGAAGAGCTATGAAACAATCAATTCAAAGAGCAATGAAAACTGGATTAAAAGGTATTAAAACATCTTGTTCAGGAAGACTTGGTGGAGCTGAAATAGCAAGAACTGAACAATATCATGAAGGAACAATACCTCTACAAACTTTAAGAGCAGATATTGATTATGGTTTCGCTGAAGCGGATACAATATATGGAAAAATAGGCGTAAAAGTTTGGGTATACAAAGGTGAAGTTCTTCCTACAAAAAAAGTAAACAAGGAAGAGAAAGCTAACGCTTAA
- the rplE gene encoding 50S ribosomal protein L5: protein MNPRLQEMYNKEVVPALMEKFGYKNVMEVPKLEKIVINMGIGEAKDNPKTLESAVGDLQIISGQQPIITRAKKSVANFKLRQNMPIGCKVTLRKQKMFEFADKLMNVALPRVRDFRGVSSKSFDGRGNYALGIKEQLIFPEIEYDKIDKVRGMDIIFVTTANTDEEARELLRFLGMPFAQ, encoded by the coding sequence ATGAATCCAAGACTACAAGAAATGTATAATAAAGAAGTAGTTCCAGCATTAATGGAAAAGTTCGGATACAAAAATGTTATGGAAGTACCGAAGTTAGAGAAAATAGTTATTAATATGGGTATTGGAGAAGCTAAAGACAATCCAAAAACTTTAGAATCAGCTGTTGGCGATTTACAAATTATATCTGGACAGCAACCAATAATCACAAGAGCAAAGAAATCAGTAGCTAACTTTAAATTAAGACAAAACATGCCAATAGGTTGTAAAGTTACATTAAGAAAGCAAAAGATGTTTGAATTTGCAGATAAGCTAATGAATGTAGCATTACCAAGAGTTAGAGACTTTAGAGGAGTTTCATCAAAATCATTTGATGGTAGAGGAAACTACGCTCTAGGAATTAAAGAACAATTAATATTCCCTGAAATTGAATATGATAAAATAGATAAAGTAAGAGGAATGGATATAATATTCGTCACAACTGCAAATACTGACGAAGAAGCTAGAGAATTACTAAGATTCTTAGGCATGCCATTTGCTCAATAA
- the rplR gene encoding 50S ribosomal protein L18, translating into MFKKLDKKAIRRRSHLRVRKKVFGTPEIPRLCVYRSEKNIYAQIVDDISAVTLVAASTLDKAVEVKNGGNKEAAKLVGEMIAKKAVEKGIKNVVFDRGGYIYHGRVKELADAARAAGLQF; encoded by the coding sequence ATGTTTAAGAAATTAGACAAAAAAGCGATTAGAAGAAGAAGTCATCTTAGAGTTCGTAAAAAAGTTTTTGGTACTCCAGAAATACCAAGACTATGTGTATATAGAAGTGAAAAAAACATATATGCTCAAATAGTAGATGATATAAGTGCAGTAACATTAGTAGCTGCTTCAACTTTAGACAAAGCTGTTGAAGTTAAAAATGGCGGAAACAAAGAAGCTGCAAAACTTGTTGGTGAAATGATAGCTAAAAAGGCTGTTGAAAAAGGTATCAAAAATGTAGTTTTTGATAGAGGCGGATATATTTATCACGGTAGAGTAAAAGAACTAGCAGATGCTGCAAGAGCTGCAGGATTACAATTCTAA
- the rpsH gene encoding 30S ribosomal protein S8: protein MIMTDPIADLLTRIRNANIVKHEVVEVPSSNIKKSLVNIMLEEGYIKNVEEYNDGSVPMLRITMKYGTSKERVITGLKRISKPGLRVYCRREEIPRVLNGLGTAIISTSKGIVTDKEAKKMAVGGEVICYIW, encoded by the coding sequence ATGATAATGACAGATCCTATCGCAGATTTGCTAACACGTATTAGAAATGCGAATATAGTTAAACATGAAGTTGTTGAAGTACCTTCATCAAATATTAAAAAATCTTTAGTTAATATAATGCTTGAAGAAGGTTATATTAAAAATGTTGAGGAATATAATGACGGTTCTGTTCCTATGTTAAGAATAACAATGAAATATGGAACAAGTAAAGAAAGAGTTATAACTGGATTAAAGAGAATATCTAAACCAGGTTTAAGAGTTTACTGCAGACGTGAGGAAATACCAAGAGTATTAAACGGATTAGGAACAGCTATTATATCAACTTCAAAAGGAATTGTAACTGATAAAGAAGCTAAAAAAATGGCAGTAGGTGGAGAAGTAATCTGCTACATATGGTAG
- the rplO gene encoding 50S ribosomal protein L15: MKLHELKPAAGSTKAPKRVGRGYGSGLGKTSGKGQDGQNGRAGGGVRPGFEGGQMPLYRRLPKRGFTNIFAKKYAVVNLDIINAFEEGTEVTPEALLERGIVKKLYDGVKVLGNGNIDKKLNVKASKFSKSAVEKIEAVGGKVEVI; the protein is encoded by the coding sequence ATGAAACTACATGAATTAAAACCAGCAGCAGGTTCAACAAAAGCACCTAAGAGAGTTGGAAGAGGTTATGGCTCAGGTCTTGGTAAAACTTCAGGAAAAGGTCAAGACGGACAAAATGGTAGAGCTGGCGGTGGAGTAAGACCAGGATTCGAAGGCGGTCAGATGCCATTATACAGAAGATTACCTAAAAGAGGTTTTACTAATATATTTGCTAAAAAATATGCTGTTGTTAACTTAGATATTATAAACGCATTTGAAGAAGGAACTGAAGTAACTCCAGAAGCTTTATTAGAAAGAGGTATAGTTAAAAAACTATACGATGGAGTTAAAGTATTAGGTAATGGAAATATTGATAAAAAGTTGAATGTTAAAGCTTCAAAATTTTCAAAATCAGCAGTAGAGAAAATAGAAGCAGTTGGAGGAAAAGTTGAGGTGATATAG
- the rplC gene encoding 50S ribosomal protein L3: protein MKKAILGRKLGMTQIFGENGVVIPVTVISAGPCVVLQKKTEEKDGYNAIQVGFEDIREKLVNKPFKGQFAKAGVSAKRFIREFRLEDTSAYEVGAEINVDVFNVGDKIDVSGVSKGKGFQGTIKRWNFHRGPMSHGSKYHRAVGSMGASSDPSRTFKNKKMPGHMGSENVTVLNIEVVKVMPEKNVILVRGGVPGPNKGLVLIKDTVKVK from the coding sequence ATGAAAAAAGCCATATTAGGTAGAAAATTAGGTATGACTCAAATTTTTGGAGAAAACGGAGTAGTAATTCCTGTAACTGTTATATCAGCAGGCCCTTGCGTAGTTCTTCAAAAGAAAACAGAAGAAAAAGATGGATACAATGCAATTCAAGTTGGCTTTGAAGACATAAGAGAAAAGCTTGTTAACAAGCCATTCAAAGGACAATTTGCAAAAGCTGGTGTTTCTGCAAAGAGATTCATTAGAGAATTTAGATTAGAGGATACTTCAGCTTATGAAGTAGGAGCAGAAATAAACGTTGATGTATTCAATGTTGGAGATAAAATAGATGTATCTGGAGTTTCTAAAGGTAAGGGATTCCAAGGCACAATTAAGAGATGGAACTTCCACAGAGGACCAATGAGCCACGGTTCAAAATATCATAGAGCAGTAGGTTCAATGGGAGCATCTTCAGATCCATCAAGAACTTTCAAAAACAAGAAAATGCCTGGACATATGGGAAGTGAAAATGTAACAGTTTTAAACATTGAGGTAGTTAAAGTAATGCCTGAAAAAAATGTTATATTAGTAAGAGGCGGAGTACCTGGTCCAAACAAAGGATTAGTATTAATAAAGGATACAGTTAAGGTAAAATAA
- the rplP gene encoding 50S ribosomal protein L16, with protein MLMPKKVKHRKVQRGRMRGKATRGNFLAYGDFGLQATECAWITNNQIEAARIAITRYVKRGGKVWIKIFPDKPVTEKPAETRMGSGKGSPEYWVAVVKPGRVLFEMSGVPEEVAREAMRLASHKLPVKTKFVTRKDFEEMGGEVNEG; from the coding sequence ATGTTAATGCCTAAAAAAGTTAAACATCGTAAAGTTCAACGTGGTAGAATGAGAGGAAAGGCAACAAGAGGTAACTTTTTAGCTTATGGTGATTTCGGTTTACAAGCAACTGAGTGTGCTTGGATAACTAATAACCAAATAGAAGCTGCCAGAATAGCTATTACTAGATATGTAAAAAGAGGCGGAAAAGTTTGGATAAAAATATTCCCAGATAAACCTGTAACTGAGAAACCAGCTGAAACTCGTATGGGTTCAGGTAAAGGTTCACCAGAATACTGGGTAGCAGTTGTAAAACCAGGTAGAGTATTATTTGAGATGTCAGGTGTTCCTGAAGAAGTAGCAAGAGAAGCAATGAGACTTGCATCACATAAATTACCTGTAAAGACTAAGTTCGTAACAAGAAAAGATTTTGAAGAAATGGGTGGTGAGGTAAATGAAGGCTAG
- the rpsS gene encoding 30S ribosomal protein S19, translating into MSRSIKKGPYVEEVLLKRINDMNKAGEKKVIKTWSRSSTVFPQMVGHTIAVHDGRKHVPVYLTEDMVGHKLGEFVLTRTFKGHKDTEKNQFLDSVF; encoded by the coding sequence GTGAGTAGATCAATTAAAAAAGGACCTTACGTTGAAGAAGTACTTTTAAAAAGAATTAATGATATGAATAAAGCTGGAGAAAAAAAGGTCATTAAGACTTGGTCAAGAAGTTCAACAGTATTCCCTCAAATGGTAGGTCATACAATAGCAGTACATGACGGAAGAAAGCATGTGCCTGTATATCTAACAGAAGATATGGTTGGACATAAATTAGGAGAATTCGTTTTAACTAGAACATTTAAAGGACACAAAGATACTGAAAAAAATCAGTTCTTAGATAGTGTTTTTTAG
- the rplN gene encoding 50S ribosomal protein L14, whose protein sequence is MIQQQTLLRVADNTGAKEIMCIRVLGGSKRKWGNIGDIIVASVKSATPGGVVKKGEVVKAVIVRSRKGVRRADGSYIKFDENAAVIVKDDKMPRGTRIFGPVARELRDKEFNKILSLAPEVL, encoded by the coding sequence ATGATACAACAGCAAACATTATTAAGAGTAGCTGATAACACTGGCGCTAAAGAGATAATGTGTATAAGAGTATTAGGTGGATCTAAAAGAAAATGGGGAAACATCGGAGATATAATAGTTGCTAGCGTTAAAAGTGCAACACCAGGCGGTGTTGTTAAAAAAGGTGAGGTAGTAAAAGCTGTTATAGTGAGATCTAGAAAAGGTGTAAGAAGAGCTGATGGATCATACATAAAGTTTGATGAAAATGCAGCGGTTATCGTAAAAGATGACAAAATGCCAAGAGGAACTCGTATATTTGGACCAGTAGCAAGGGAGCTAAGAGATAAAGAATTTAATAAAATATTATCATTAGCACCAGAAGTTCTATAA